From one Elusimicrobiota bacterium genomic stretch:
- a CDS encoding secondary thiamine-phosphate synthase enzyme YjbQ, whose translation MKAHTKYLWFCTKKEKEFVNITCEVQDAIDESGVKEGLALVSAMHITAGVFINDEEEGIKEDLMEWAEKVAPDLPNYRHHRTGESNGDAHLKSTLFHHEVTVPITKGKLDFGPWQQIFYAEFDGQRKKRVIVKILGI comes from the coding sequence ATGAAAGCACATACAAAATATTTATGGTTTTGCACAAAGAAAGAAAAAGAGTTCGTTAATATTACCTGTGAAGTCCAGGATGCAATAGATGAAAGCGGGGTAAAAGAAGGGCTTGCTTTAGTCAGTGCTATGCACATAACGGCTGGTGTATTTATTAATGATGAAGAAGAGGGCATTAAAGAAGACCTGATGGAGTGGGCAGAAAAAGTGGCTCCTGATTTGCCTAATTACAGGCATCATAGAACAGGTGAATCAAACGGGGATGCGCATTTGAAGAGCACATTGTTTCATCATGAAGTGACCGTGCCTATCACCAAAGGCAAGCTGGATTTCGGCCCCTGGCAGCAGATTTTTTATGCAGAATTTGACGGTCAACGTAAAAAAAGAGTAATTGTTAAAATTTTAGGTATATAG